The genomic region GCTGGCTGTAAGCAACTTGAtcaataaggagtatggtcctgcGCGCGTCCTGAATGAAggtctgcgcggctttttgggaccataccccttcagaaagtgataagaagattaacccttatggtagaaacataaaccaaactaatccaaccctaaaattagttccgtgtttcttcattggcgatCACCAGTTTTTTGAAAATCGCTCTCATCTTCTTTTTCTGAGTTTTCTAAGTTCTTTGTCCTtcgatcatggctggtcaaggaatcattCCTGATTTTGGTTTTGGAACAAACTCTAATGCAGTGCTGGAGGAGGACAATCAAAACGTCCAAGCCCAACATGGAGAAGAAATCGGTGAAATCGAAGTAACCAACAATGGAGGACCCCGCGCGAGCATCACTCGCATCACTCAGACGGTAACCCCAGGAAACAATGGTGCTGGACCTTCAAATCCAGCTCCACCTCAGAACATTTCGGCGCTATTAGGGCTACCTGAAGGCGAAACTCCAGCATCTTGGTACACCAAGCAAATTGCCACCATCAATGTTGCGTATCAATCTTTGAGCGCACAACAAGCAGTTTTACAAGTAGAACCTTCCTTGGTTACACCTCAGGGTCAGAGTCAGGGGGCGCGCCAGATACCCCCACAACAAAACCTCCGAGGAAGAAGTAACAGACCTCCCCCCACGAGAAGGCCAAGCGTGCATGAGACGCGCGACACGCGGGGAGAGACAGAAAGCTATTATGACTATCCGTCAAATGTCCAAAGAGGCCCAGTTCAGACCCGGCTTGGGCCGCACAACTTGAACAATGAATGGGATGACACAGACCCTAATGACCCAACTTGGCAAAATGACGAAGGGTCTTCAGTCTTCAACCGCTTACCGAGGAACCATGAATATTACAAACCAAGGCAGCACGTCGGATACAGCGAAGAGGCAGAGCGAGACTTCCGCCTCGCCTATCGGCCAGCTGAAGCTGCAGAACATTCAAAGTTCATCCCAAAGATTGCTCTAGCGCCGCTATCAAGAGAAAAATTATCTCCAATAGTTGGAAAGTTTAATGGGCTGACTGATCCTGATGATCATGTTAGAGTATTCACAAGCGTCGGTTGCATGGGAGGATGGAATATGCCTATGTGGTGCCATTTGTTTATCCAAACTTTCTCAGGGGCTGTTCTCGCCTGGTTCGACAACCTCCCAATGTGAAAGATCAAGTCGTGGGTTGACTTCAGAACACAGTTTGTAAACCACTTCAGTCAGCAAAGACGTTACCAGCGCGACACAGCTGAGGTAACCGACATTTGGCGCAGAGAGAACGAAGGTTTAGAAGATTCCATCACTCGCTTTAACAAGGAGTCTTTCGAAATCGGTGGTGTAAGCGAATAGCTCATGCGCGCTCACTTCAAGAAAGCCATTCGCTGTGATAGCCTCATCAGGACTATCACGGGAAAAGATGGAATGCCTAAAGAATGGGATAAGCTCATGGAAGCTGCGAAAATAGTTGCGCAAACTGAAGAGTCATTGGCCGGTAACAAGAACTCTTACACTGAAGATCGATTCTCCAAAGGAAGCTCGCGCGATAATAACAGACGCAACAAAGGCAATAACCCTGGGTGGAAAGCCAGCCACTCCAGCGGTTATGATGAGAAACCTCGCTACAGTGAGGACGCGAGGGACACAATCGATCGCATTGGTTATCGAAAGGCAGTCAGGAACGAGAATCGAGAAAAGCACTGGACTTCACTCATCAAGACACCAAAAGAGGTGCTCATGACGGAGAACCACGATTTTAAGGCTCCCAGGCCTATGACGAACAAGAAGGGGTAAGACCCCAACCTGTACTGTGACTTCCACAAGGATACAGGTCATCTGACAAATGACTGTATCAGCTTAAGGCAAGAAATCAAAAAAGCATTGAAAAGTGGAAAGCTAAGCCATCTGGTAAAGAACGTGCGCAAAGAGACACGTCAGATTCAGCGCAACGATGATGGAAGAGAGAAAAAGGTTAGACGCTTGGAAACACACATGGTGAACGGACCAAGATATAGCGCAAGAGATTAGGGGTGTTCaggattcgtttcgaattcgaaaaattcgaaattcgtttaaattcgattcgattatcaagaattcgtttcgattataagaattcgaattcgagtcaagtaaatcgaatacgaatcgaatacgaatttataatttcaaattcgattcgattcgaaattcgaataaaaattatacatttttatttattatttttatatataatacagatataacttttattaagctatactataaattattttcaaatttttttccaagtattaaaattacccattaccaaacccactacatgACCCATAAGTAAAACCTAAGtatctatcaatagatttctaaccataaaaatattaacttgtaatgtggagtgattattcccgacttctcgttttgaaatttagacttgtggtactttatttgaaaacttttaatgtgatatcgtgctttatggctgctttaaaatttatgtttcattttgatagttttttacatgttttaaagaatctgaattaaatcgaatttattcgaattcgattcgaattcgaaactttaatcgaatacgaatcgaatacgaattgggttttttattcgaatacgaattcaaatCGAATTCGataggttttaatcgaattcgaatcgaatacgaattcaaggaaaaataaaaattattcgaacaattcgattcgaataattcgaaaattcgatattcgattcgatgaacacccctacaagagataaaggcaagcgacCTTTCGAACCGGCATGGCAAGAGCAACAGGTCATCTTCCCGGTAGTGCGAGGGGGTCCGCGTGCCACACGCCTCATCGTCATTACCGGTATTATCGGTCATTACGAAACAGAATACGTATTCATTGATCCGGGAAGTACAGTGGATATCATCTATGAGCAATACTTTAATCAGTTTGACGATGAACATAAAGCGAGACTTGAGCCAGTCGACTACCCTATGTCAGGATTCTTCAACGAAATGGTCTTCCCACTAGGCCAAATCAGCTTCCCCGTCACGCTGTCTGACGGGAAGCATTCAAGAACCACAACTGTCAACTTCATGGTGATGCCTATCAAATCAAGGCACGATGTTTTGATTGGGAGAGAAACCCAAGGAGAGCTAAAGATGGTAACTTCCACGCCCCACTCAGTGATCGGGTTCCCAACCGAGACGGGGGTGGCAATTATATATGAAAAGAAGGAAGTAATGTCAGCAGATGATGTGTGCCCGACCAAAGCGGCAAAGGTTTCAGCGACCGAGCCAGAAAAGTGGGTTTTAAATCGCAAATACCCAGAGCAAACGGTGACGATAGGCCACGCGATCTCACCAAACATCAGAACGCACCTCAAGCAACTTTTGTTCAGGAATATGGACATTTTCGCCTGGACTCCGGCAGACATGGCCGGTGTCCTGCGCGACGTTACCGAGCATTGTCTAAACACCTATCCCTCCGTTGAACCAAAAGTGCAAAGAAGGCGCAGTTTAGGGGCGGATAAGATGAAAGCAATGAATGAGCAAGTGTGTGAGCTGTTAAAAGCAGGGATCTTAAGAGAGGTGCGCTATCAGAGTTGGGTCGCGAACCCGGTCATGGTTGAGAAGTCAAACGGAGGATGGCAAATGTGCGTCGATTATACCAATCTCAACAAGGCATGACCTAAAGGTTGCTACTCTTTGCCCGAGATCGACAAAAAGATAGACCCTCTCGCACCGTACAGATGGAAATGATTCTTAGATTGTTACAAGGGGTATCATCAGGTTCAAATGAAGCTTGAGGACGAAGACAAGACAGCTTTTCGGACCGATCTCGGGATCTTCTGTTATACAAAGATGCCTTTCGGCCTCAAAAGCGCTGGCGCAACATACCAACGTCTGATGGATAAAATCTTTGCCAAAGATATTGGGAAACACATCGAGGTTTACATTGATGATCTCGTAATCAAAAGTCCCGAGGAAGATCAGATGTTAAAGGATATAGAGAAGACTTTTCACTCCCTGCGAAGCGTGAGTATGAAATTAAATCCAGCCAAATGTTCTTTTGGTATGGAAGAGGGAAGGTTCTTGGATTTCGTGGTCACAAATGGCGGCTTTAAAGTTAATCCAGAAAAAGTGCAAGCCATAGAGCGGATGCCATCACCACGAACAATCAAAGAAATGCAACGATTGGCTGGCCACCTAGCCGCGCTTAATCGGTTTCTATTAAACCACGCCGCAAAATCATATCCTTTTATCAGCACCCTGCGCAACTGGGTAAAAAGCAAGAATTCAAGTGGACGCCTGAAGCAGAAGTCGCCTTTCAGCAAATGAAAGAATGTTTGATAAAGCTCCCTACTCTGACTGCGTCGTTCGAAAAAGAACCACTCATACTGTACTTATCTTCTTCGGATAAGGCAGTGGGGTCGGTATTGCTTGTGGAGAGAAACAGAGTGCAGACTCCAATTTATTACGTCAGTAGGGTGCTTACAGATCCAGAAACGAGATATTCAACGATGGAAAAGTTAGTACTTGCGCTGCTACATGCCTCCAGGAGGCTGCGCAGATATTTTAAAGGGCCTGTGGTCACAGTACTCACCAACTTTCACATCGGCACTATATTACAAAAGCCAGAAACGTCAGGTCGCTTAGCGAAGTGGGCAATCGAACTGGGGGGCCACAACATTCTCTACAGGCCGCGCCCAGCGATCAAGGGTCAAGTCTTAGCGGACTTCATCACCGAAGTCCCAGAAGACAAAATCAAGGATTGTGAGGTTGTTGAGACTCCTAGAGAAGACACGTCCGATGGATTATGGTTGTTGTACACTGATGGGGCCTCAAACGAGGATGGCGCAGGAGCTAGATTGCGCCTAGTTAGCCCTGAGAAACATGAATTTACATACGCCATCAAGTTGGATTTTAAGAATACCAACAATGAGGCGGAATATGAAGCATTTTTGGCAGGCCTGCGCCTCGCCATCAAAATGGGTGCTCAAAACGTACAAGCGCATGTCGACTCACTCTTAATCGCCAGTCAAATCAACGGAATTTATTATGCAAAGGGCGAAGTTATGGCTTTGTATTTAGACCAAGCGAAAGAGTTGCTTCAAAAATTTAAGTCATACAAGGTAGTGCACATCAATCACTCAGAGAACAAACCAGCGGACGCCTTGAGCAAGCTCGCTTCAACTTCTTTCCAACACCTCGCCAAAGATGTACGAATCGAAGTACTAAAAAACCCATCGGTTTTGCTACGTCAAGTAAATGTGATTGAGATAGGGCAGCCATCCTGGATGACCCCTATAATCCAATTTTTGCAAGAGGGAATACACCCTGACAACAAAGCAGAGGCAAGGAAAGTACAGAACAAGGCCCTGCATTATGAGATGAATGGCGGTATCTTATACCGGAGATCTTTTTTGGGGCCACTTttgcgctgtgtggacccccaagATGCAAGCTACTTGATCAGGGAGATTCATGAAGGAATTTGCAGCATACATGCGGGCCCACGCATGGTTGTCACGAAGATAATGAACGCTGGATATTACTGGCCAGGCATGCACGTTGACGCTCTAAAGGAATTGCGCAAGTGTGCCTCCTGTCAAAGGCACGCCCCTAAGACCCTGCGCCCGAAGAATGATCTCATTCCTGTGTCCACTGCATGGCCTTTCCAGCAGTGGGGAATCGATATGGTGGGACCCTTCCTGGAAGCTCCTGGGCTGTGAAGTTCATAATTGTCGCCAtagattacttcacaaaatgggtggaggccaaagcaCTCGCCTCAACTACTGCAATGATGTGCGCAAgttcatttgggagcacatcatTTGCAGGTTTGGTCTCCCACTCAAAATCGTAACAGACAACGGCACCAATTTTGCTTC from Helianthus annuus cultivar XRQ/B chromosome 10, HanXRQr2.0-SUNRISE, whole genome shotgun sequence harbors:
- the LOC110881593 gene encoding uncharacterized protein LOC110881593, translating into MKECLIKLPTLTASFEKEPLILYLSSSDKAVGSVLLVERNRVQTPIYYVSRVLTDPETRYSTMEKLVLALLHASRRLRRYFKGPVVTVLTNFHIGTILQKPETSGRLAKWAIELGGHNILYRPRPAIKGQVLADFITEVPEDKIKDCEVVETPREDTSDGLWLLYTDGASNEDGAGARLRLVSPEKHEFTYAIKLDFKNTNNEAEYEAFLAGLRLAIKMGAQNVQAHVDSLLIASQINGIYYAKGEVMALYLDQAKELLQKFKSYKVVHINHSENKPADALSKLASTSFQHLAKDVRIEVLKNPSVLLRQVNVIEIGQPSWMTPIIQFLQEGIHPDNKAEARKVQNKALHYEMNGGILYRRSFLGPLLRCVDPQDASYLIREIHEGICSIHAGPRMVVTKIMNAGYYWPGMHVDALKELRKCASCQRHAPKTLRPKNDLIPVSTAWPFQQWGIDMVGPFLEAPGL